From one Geoalkalibacter halelectricus genomic stretch:
- a CDS encoding DUF3343 domain-containing protein — protein sequence MVRDNDIVAIFQGIHRVMKAEKILKEAGAEILLIPTPREFSSDCGLALRFEPREQERVLALLAQADLSPVELHQRTGSGYQRL from the coding sequence ATGGTGCGCGATAACGACATTGTAGCGATTTTCCAGGGGATTCACCGGGTGATGAAGGCCGAGAAAATCCTCAAGGAGGCCGGGGCCGAGATCCTGCTGATTCCGACGCCGCGGGAGTTCAGTTCCGACTGCGGCCTGGCCCTGCGTTTCGAGCCCCGCGAGCAGGAACGGGTGTTGGCGCTGCTGGCCCAGGCCGATCTGAGTCCGGTGGAGTTGCACCAGCGTACCGGGAGCGGTTATCAGCGGCTCTGA
- a CDS encoding DUF721 domain-containing protein — MKKSDRGRMVRALPLGDILEQVLQERGLSDRLHKYRAFTCWAKAVGPQIAAQTQPLRVRDKILEVRVAHPVWMQQLQLLKPRILARLSEHLGPGVINDLYLRQGRIDQNPQATAPHPPAWKSAKLSPDQERHIADTLASISDPDLRRTMERVMRRQAQLENARRAAQSSATGSSGS, encoded by the coding sequence ATGAAAAAAAGCGACCGCGGGCGCATGGTCCGGGCCCTGCCCCTGGGAGACATTCTGGAGCAGGTTCTCCAGGAGCGCGGCCTCAGTGATCGGCTGCACAAATACCGTGCCTTCACCTGCTGGGCCAAGGCGGTCGGCCCGCAGATCGCGGCTCAGACCCAGCCGCTGCGCGTCCGCGACAAAATTCTCGAGGTGCGCGTCGCCCATCCGGTATGGATGCAGCAACTGCAACTGCTCAAGCCGCGCATCCTCGCACGCCTCTCCGAGCATCTCGGCCCCGGCGTGATCAACGACCTCTACCTGCGCCAAGGCCGCATCGACCAGAATCCGCAGGCAACCGCCCCGCATCCGCCGGCCTGGAAAAGCGCCAAACTCTCCCCCGATCAGGAGCGGCACATCGCCGACACCCTGGCCTCCATCAGCGATCCCGACCTGCGCCGCACCATGGAGCGGGTCATGCGCCGCCAGGCCCAGCTCGAAAACGCCCGGCGCGCCGCTCAATCCTCCGCGACCGGATCCTCGGGATCGTAA
- a CDS encoding tRNA1(Val) (adenine(37)-N6)-methyltransferase, which produces MTNDDFLEETLDDLRVGGLKILQSTNGYRFSIDPILLCAFARVERGEEVVDLGTGSGVIPLVLARRTAAAHIVGVEVQGQLAERARRSVALNGLQGRIRILHADVRDLDQMLEPRSFSVVLSNPPFRAAGSGRLAPQDERAAARHELTGGLEDFLRAAARLLKPGGRFYVVYLAERLVDLLDGMRRAGLEPKRLRCVHGRLGEPARLVLVEGRRGGRAGLALEAPLVVFCGEEYSAEVRAYYDPEDPVAED; this is translated from the coding sequence ATGACAAATGACGATTTTCTTGAGGAAACCCTCGACGACTTGCGCGTCGGCGGGCTGAAAATCCTTCAGAGTACAAACGGCTACCGCTTTTCCATCGATCCCATCCTGCTTTGCGCCTTTGCGCGGGTGGAGCGGGGCGAGGAGGTGGTGGATCTGGGTACGGGGTCGGGGGTGATTCCTCTGGTGCTGGCGCGGCGCACGGCGGCGGCGCACATCGTCGGGGTGGAGGTGCAGGGGCAATTGGCCGAACGTGCCCGGCGCAGTGTGGCTCTCAACGGTTTGCAGGGGCGCATCCGTATTCTGCACGCCGACGTGCGTGATCTCGACCAGATGCTGGAGCCGCGCTCGTTTTCGGTGGTGCTGAGCAATCCGCCCTTTCGTGCGGCGGGTAGCGGTCGCCTGGCGCCGCAGGATGAGCGTGCCGCGGCGCGCCACGAACTGACCGGCGGGCTGGAGGATTTTCTGCGTGCCGCGGCCCGCCTGCTCAAGCCGGGCGGCCGCTTCTACGTGGTTTATCTGGCCGAGCGGCTGGTGGATCTGCTCGACGGCATGCGCCGCGCGGGGCTGGAGCCTAAGCGGCTGCGCTGCGTGCACGGGCGCCTGGGTGAGCCGGCGCGTCTGGTGTTGGTGGAGGGGCGGCGCGGCGGGCGTGCCGGGTTGGCGCTGGAGGCGCCCCTGGTGGTGTTTTGCGGTGAAGAGTACAGCGCGGAGGTGCGGGCTTATTACGATCCCGAGGATCCGGTCGCGGAGGATTGA
- a CDS encoding cytochrome c3 family protein: MKKLMVVALAVGVLAAPALASIKDSKHDLSVHSTATIKSDYDELCIFCHTPHQASTTVSNAPLWNRNTDGGVSSFTTADLYDSQSLTPASKPDAAGLLDAIKNSDVPLCLSCHDGTGMASGIIHKGAEAAPPVFTGGDGPGNDQIGGRANLKDGGNVLKDDHPIGMVYDDVVTAKSDDFNAVVDGVIPGPGGRDLPLFGGRMWCASCHAVHGVPGVDSFLRASNEQSGLCLACHNK; encoded by the coding sequence ATGAAAAAGTTGATGGTAGTGGCCTTGGCCGTCGGCGTGTTGGCCGCTCCGGCACTGGCAAGCATTAAGGACAGTAAGCATGATTTATCTGTTCACAGCACGGCCACGATCAAATCGGATTATGACGAGTTGTGCATTTTCTGCCACACTCCTCACCAGGCTTCAACAACGGTAAGCAATGCGCCCTTGTGGAATCGCAACACCGACGGCGGTGTCAGCTCTTTCACCACTGCGGATCTCTATGACTCCCAGTCCTTGACCCCGGCGTCCAAGCCGGATGCGGCGGGATTGCTTGACGCCATCAAGAATTCCGATGTGCCTCTCTGCCTTTCCTGTCATGACGGTACCGGTATGGCCAGCGGAATTATCCATAAGGGTGCCGAGGCAGCCCCCCCGGTGTTCACTGGCGGCGATGGGCCCGGCAATGATCAGATTGGCGGTCGCGCCAATCTTAAAGATGGCGGTAACGTCCTTAAGGACGATCACCCCATCGGCATGGTCTACGACGATGTTGTCACAGCCAAATCGGATGATTTTAATGCGGTAGTGGACGGGGTTATTCCGGGCCCCGGCGGGCGGGATTTGCCGCTGTTCGGTGGAAGGATGTGGTGTGCTTCCTGCCATGCAGTGCACGGGGTGCCCGGTGTGGACTCCTTCTTGCGCGCCAGCAATGAACAATCGGGCCTTTGCCTGGCTTGCCACAATAAGTAG
- a CDS encoding 6-bladed beta-propeller, with amino-acid sequence MKHKLLQAFLLMLVVGLLGGCAKPEANMRVLWPPLPDTPRLEWLGVYYSEMDLPRTSRERLVDDVVGNRGLEFFGRPLGIAADGKGRVYVSDADQRVIKVFDFNSRKLESFAGGRRFQDPLGLAVDSRGNLYVAEGGSRRVLVFSAAGKPLFSFGGPDIFEKPVNVALNESLGRIYVSDGAGHKIAVFDLEGEHLFSFGQWGGGDGHLYSPQGLAVDTDHRLFVADQFNARIQVFDADGNFLYKFGERGNREWNFEFPKDLAFDSDGNLHILDVRKAALITYRPDGTLLLFTGGGISDSPVAFGMPMNIWIDGGDRIYITDSLNRRVAQWRYFSEEYLANNPFDERTIQQQVELRQRRLGDLPNR; translated from the coding sequence ATGAAACACAAATTGTTGCAAGCCTTTCTGCTGATGTTGGTGGTGGGACTTCTCGGCGGCTGCGCCAAGCCCGAAGCGAACATGCGGGTGCTCTGGCCGCCGTTGCCCGATACGCCGCGCCTGGAATGGTTGGGGGTTTATTATTCGGAAATGGATTTGCCCAGGACTTCGCGCGAGAGGTTGGTTGATGACGTGGTGGGCAATAGAGGTCTTGAATTTTTTGGTCGACCACTTGGTATTGCCGCCGACGGCAAGGGTCGCGTGTATGTATCCGATGCTGATCAACGCGTGATCAAGGTGTTTGATTTCAACAGCCGCAAACTGGAGTCGTTCGCTGGGGGGCGGCGGTTTCAGGATCCCTTGGGGTTGGCCGTGGACAGTCGGGGCAACCTATATGTTGCCGAGGGCGGATCAAGGCGGGTGCTGGTATTTTCCGCCGCAGGCAAGCCGCTGTTTTCCTTCGGAGGTCCGGATATTTTCGAAAAGCCGGTCAATGTAGCCCTCAATGAAAGCCTCGGCAGAATCTATGTGTCGGACGGGGCAGGGCACAAGATTGCGGTTTTTGATCTCGAAGGTGAACATCTCTTCAGTTTCGGCCAATGGGGCGGGGGCGACGGCCATCTTTATTCGCCGCAGGGTCTGGCGGTGGATACCGACCATCGTCTTTTCGTGGCGGATCAGTTCAATGCCCGGATTCAGGTATTCGATGCCGACGGTAATTTTTTATATAAGTTCGGCGAGCGCGGCAACCGCGAGTGGAATTTCGAATTTCCCAAGGATCTCGCCTTTGACAGTGACGGCAACCTGCACATCCTCGATGTGCGCAAGGCGGCCCTGATCACATACCGTCCGGACGGCACGCTTTTATTGTTCACCGGCGGAGGGATCAGTGATTCCCCGGTGGCTTTCGGCATGCCCATGAATATCTGGATCGACGGCGGAGACCGAATTTACATCACGGATAGCTTGAACCGCCGGGTGGCCCAGTGGCGCTATTTTTCCGAGGAGTATTTGGCGAACAATCCCTTTGACGAAAGAACCATCCAGCAGCAAGTGGAGTTGCGGCAAAGGAGGCTCGGGGATCTGCCAAACCGCTAG
- a CDS encoding cytochrome c3 family protein produces MNRRFATISFGIALLSAVLLFAAPAAALQIVYPADRTYVSKSNYLILKTADPQITGVTVSLNGVESDLIDISDEVYRNAFGDIIILLPNWRPGSNQIVVAGFREGRRVAREAANIVYLRDLNAIPPKGFEPFVMHTPEGEALCAPCHIMQPLPKGVRADTAATNPCGDCHQGLLDKKYVHGPAGVWDCSYCHLPDSEPNRHRLVAAEAELCNSCHVGKTEEFEQRRFAHGPVGVGLCTICHDPHASNEQAYLRAKPNEVCLACHEGLDQGTHVVRGVGGKGHPLSGPVNPLDERKEFSCVSCHDPHGGESQFLFVRGVQTKFGLCNLCHQK; encoded by the coding sequence GTGAACAGACGATTCGCAACAATCAGCTTCGGCATCGCCCTGCTTTCGGCAGTGCTGCTGTTCGCAGCGCCCGCCGCGGCCCTGCAGATCGTCTATCCGGCCGACCGCACCTATGTGAGCAAATCCAATTACCTCATTCTTAAAACCGCAGACCCGCAGATCACCGGGGTGACGGTGAGTCTCAACGGCGTCGAAAGCGATCTCATCGACATCAGCGACGAGGTCTATCGCAACGCCTTCGGCGACATCATCATCCTGCTGCCCAACTGGCGGCCCGGCAGCAATCAGATCGTGGTGGCCGGCTTTCGCGAAGGGCGGCGCGTGGCGCGCGAGGCGGCCAACATCGTCTACCTGCGCGATCTCAACGCCATCCCGCCCAAGGGATTCGAGCCCTTCGTCATGCACACCCCCGAGGGTGAGGCCCTGTGCGCGCCCTGCCACATCATGCAGCCGCTGCCCAAGGGAGTGCGCGCCGACACCGCCGCCACCAACCCCTGCGGCGACTGCCACCAGGGATTACTGGACAAGAAATACGTGCACGGCCCGGCCGGGGTCTGGGATTGCAGCTATTGCCACCTGCCCGACAGCGAGCCCAATCGCCACCGGCTGGTCGCAGCCGAGGCCGAGTTGTGCAACAGCTGCCACGTCGGCAAGACCGAGGAATTCGAGCAGCGCCGCTTCGCCCACGGCCCCGTCGGCGTGGGCCTGTGCACCATCTGTCACGATCCCCACGCCTCCAATGAACAGGCCTATTTGCGCGCCAAGCCCAACGAGGTGTGTCTGGCCTGCCACGAGGGGCTCGATCAAGGCACCCACGTAGTGCGTGGTGTCGGCGGCAAGGGACATCCCCTGAGCGGGCCGGTCAATCCGCTGGATGAGCGCAAGGAATTTTCCTGCGTCAGTTGTCACGACCCCCACGGGGGCGAGTCGCAGTTTTTGTTCGTACGTGGCGTCCAGACCAAGTTCGGTCTGTGCAACCTGTGTCACCAGAAGTGA
- a CDS encoding 6-bladed beta-propeller, with protein MKRTAIMGRLMLAGAILVLLGACAPVQPERQRYFWPPGTSEPRIEYIDFYEKAEDARRDAPARISEAILGRERPRPLFVRPVDVASDGQGRFYVSDAESRRVHVFDLNRFGTGVLQDEKGQDFGFRLPHGLAVDARGRVYVSDIHAHQIHVFGADGRQLRSLGQGHLDNPAGLAVSADGETVWVAEPQQHRLTRLDAEGNVKQRLGRRGSRPGGFNYPLDVALDAQGNLYVLDSLNARIQVFDPQGSFLRQFGERGTALGSFQIPKAVAVDPEGHVYVTDARAHRFVIFDLEGRHLMTIGAKHSASGGVAPGGFLLPGGIDADAAGGIYVVDGLNRMVHRFQYLNDAWLAAHPIRPGEAVAR; from the coding sequence ATGAAGAGAACGGCCATCATGGGTCGGCTGATGCTGGCCGGAGCGATTCTGGTGCTGCTGGGCGCCTGCGCGCCGGTGCAGCCGGAGCGGCAGCGCTACTTCTGGCCGCCGGGTACCAGCGAGCCGCGCATCGAGTACATCGACTTTTATGAAAAGGCCGAGGATGCGCGCCGCGACGCGCCCGCGCGCATCAGCGAGGCCATACTGGGCCGCGAGCGGCCGCGGCCGCTGTTCGTGCGGCCGGTGGACGTGGCGTCCGACGGCCAGGGGCGTTTCTATGTCTCCGATGCCGAATCGCGCCGGGTGCATGTTTTTGATTTGAATCGCTTCGGCACCGGCGTGTTGCAGGATGAAAAAGGCCAGGACTTCGGCTTTCGCCTTCCCCATGGCCTGGCGGTGGACGCCCGGGGCCGGGTTTACGTAAGCGATATCCACGCCCATCAGATTCATGTCTTCGGTGCCGATGGGCGCCAGCTGCGCAGCCTCGGCCAGGGACACCTGGACAACCCCGCCGGCCTGGCCGTTTCCGCCGACGGCGAGACTGTCTGGGTGGCCGAGCCTCAGCAGCACCGTCTAACCCGCCTCGATGCCGAGGGCAACGTCAAGCAGCGTTTGGGGCGGCGCGGTAGCCGTCCCGGAGGCTTTAACTATCCCCTGGACGTGGCTCTCGACGCCCAGGGCAATCTTTACGTGCTTGATTCCCTCAACGCGCGCATCCAGGTGTTCGACCCGCAGGGCAGCTTCCTGCGGCAGTTCGGCGAGCGCGGCACGGCCCTGGGCTCCTTTCAGATTCCCAAGGCGGTGGCGGTCGACCCTGAAGGGCATGTCTACGTCACCGACGCACGCGCCCATCGCTTCGTGATCTTTGATCTTGAAGGGCGCCACTTGATGACCATCGGCGCCAAGCATTCGGCGTCGGGCGGCGTGGCGCCGGGGGGCTTTCTGCTGCCCGGCGGCATCGACGCCGACGCGGCGGGCGGGATCTACGTCGTCGACGGCCTCAACCGCATGGTGCATCGCTTTCAATACCTCAACGACGCGTGGCTCGCGGCCCATCCCATCAGGCCGGGCGAGGCGGTGGCGAGGTAA
- a CDS encoding cytochrome c3 family protein: protein MSYVAQGARLSKIAARQGNLVATGALVVALMLLALLLPRYAVAAFAQGCLTAECHGDLGKARHVHAPVALGECQSCHQTGAGAHPRGGAKASLIAEGDALCLLCHADPRGRHPNVHSALDLGCTACHDPHGGAYSGMLPQPAARLCTTCHENPADAFAVPHRPVKAGTCTLCHRPHAGYGEALLSAPGGDLCLRCHGGVTRGKTHLHTPVEQKDCTACHGAHGGKEKGLLPARGAQLCAECHSGQQSAAVQHTPVREGDCSACHDVHGSAAPFSLPAAGNELCLYCHDDMGHLRGLKNPHPVVEQGCVQCHDPHGDKTRAMLPAAGDALCLECHGDIGRQVAEAQSHHSVVAAEGCVVCHDPHGTGNHKLLHKPDAQVCFDCHAPIEKAVKEATYGHGPVDIGVCWMCHNPHGGPYEPLLNIYYPEEFYTDFNLGNYDLCFACHDHQAFIYERTADLTGFRNGDANLHYLHVNRPVKSRTCKSCHGIHGADQPKLIKSRIPGFGAWEIPIRFEQHDTGATCFVGCHKPKTYDRVKPVRYW from the coding sequence ATGAGCTATGTCGCACAGGGTGCGCGATTGTCTAAGATCGCCGCGAGACAGGGGAATTTAGTTGCTACGGGTGCCTTGGTGGTGGCGCTGATGCTGCTCGCCCTCCTGCTGCCGCGATATGCCGTAGCAGCTTTTGCGCAGGGCTGCCTGACCGCCGAATGCCATGGTGACCTGGGCAAAGCGCGGCATGTCCACGCGCCCGTGGCCCTCGGCGAATGCCAGAGCTGTCACCAGACGGGGGCGGGCGCGCATCCGCGGGGCGGGGCCAAGGCGAGCCTGATCGCTGAGGGTGATGCCCTGTGCCTGCTCTGTCATGCCGATCCGCGGGGCCGCCACCCCAATGTCCATAGCGCCCTGGACCTGGGCTGTACCGCTTGTCACGATCCCCATGGGGGTGCTTACTCCGGAATGCTGCCGCAGCCTGCCGCGCGTCTTTGCACAACCTGCCACGAAAATCCCGCCGATGCCTTCGCGGTGCCCCATCGCCCGGTGAAGGCCGGCACCTGCACCCTGTGCCACCGGCCGCACGCCGGCTACGGCGAGGCGCTGCTCAGCGCGCCCGGCGGTGATCTTTGCCTGCGCTGCCATGGCGGCGTCACGCGCGGCAAAACCCATCTGCACACCCCCGTGGAGCAAAAGGATTGCACCGCCTGCCACGGCGCCCACGGCGGCAAGGAAAAGGGCTTGTTGCCCGCGCGCGGAGCGCAGTTGTGCGCCGAATGCCACAGCGGCCAGCAAAGCGCCGCCGTGCAGCACACCCCGGTGCGCGAGGGCGATTGCAGCGCCTGTCACGATGTCCACGGCTCCGCGGCGCCCTTTTCCCTGCCCGCTGCCGGCAACGAGCTGTGCCTCTATTGCCACGACGACATGGGGCATCTGCGCGGCCTGAAAAATCCCCATCCGGTTGTGGAGCAGGGTTGCGTGCAGTGCCATGATCCCCACGGCGACAAAACTCGCGCCATGCTGCCCGCGGCGGGCGATGCCCTGTGCCTTGAGTGCCACGGCGATATCGGCCGTCAGGTGGCCGAGGCCCAATCCCATCACAGCGTCGTCGCCGCCGAGGGATGCGTGGTCTGCCATGACCCCCACGGTACCGGCAACCACAAGTTGCTGCACAAGCCCGATGCCCAGGTGTGCTTCGATTGTCACGCCCCCATTGAAAAAGCCGTCAAGGAAGCCACCTACGGCCATGGCCCGGTGGACATCGGGGTGTGCTGGATGTGCCACAACCCCCACGGCGGGCCTTACGAGCCGCTGCTCAATATCTACTATCCGGAAGAGTTCTACACCGATTTTAACCTCGGCAATTACGATCTGTGCTTTGCCTGCCACGACCATCAGGCGTTTATCTACGAGCGCACCGCCGATCTGACCGGATTTCGCAACGGCGACGCCAACCTGCACTACCTGCACGTCAACCGGCCGGTGAAAAGCCGCACCTGCAAGAGCTGTCACGGGATTCACGGCGCCGATCAGCCCAAGCTCATCAAAAGCCGCATCCCGGGCTTCGGAGCCTGGGAAATTCCCATCCGCTTTGAGCAGCACGACACCGGCGCCACCTGCTTCGTCGGTTGTCACAAGCCCAAGACGTACGATCGCGTCAAGCCGGTGCGTTACTGGTAG
- a CDS encoding cytochrome c3 family protein encodes MKILWPIALLVFLFVAAPVQSEQEEMKVPDEVTFPARLGDVHFSHIDHANWVPDCTTCHHTGAYPKCSSCHGVREDARRKTDAFHMQCKGCHQEVGLSTACADCHIR; translated from the coding sequence ATGAAAATTCTCTGGCCAATCGCCTTGTTGGTGTTCTTGTTCGTCGCCGCCCCGGTTCAGTCCGAGCAGGAGGAGATGAAGGTGCCCGACGAGGTGACCTTCCCGGCGCGCCTCGGCGATGTGCACTTCAGCCACATCGACCACGCCAACTGGGTTCCCGACTGCACCACCTGCCACCACACCGGCGCGTATCCCAAGTGCAGTTCCTGTCACGGCGTACGTGAGGATGCCCGCCGCAAGACCGATGCCTTTCACATGCAGTGCAAGGGCTGCCACCAGGAGGTGGGTCTGAGCACCGCCTGCGCGGATTGCCACATCCGCTGA
- the purD gene encoding phosphoribosylamine--glycine ligase, whose translation MKILVVGGGGREHALVWKIAQSPLVAKIWCAPGNPGIARYAECVAIGAEDIDGLLEFALENDIDLAVVGPEAPLTLGIVDRFRAAGLTIFGPSRAAARLEGSKGFSKDLMTKYGIPTAAYRRFSDRDAAVAYIRAQGAPIVVKADGLAAGKGVVVATSVEEAVAAVDNIMVEGVFGAAGAEVVIEEFMEGEEASFFVFTDGSNILPLASAQDHKRIFDGDQGPNTGGMGAYSPAPVVTDELYEKIVNKIVRPTIDGMAREGCPYAGILYVGLMIRNGKPRVVEYNARFGDPEAQPLLVRLKSDIVPVLLGCARGEMRQRDLEWHDKAAVCVVMASGGYPGTLDKGHPISGLEAADRIEDLIVFHAGTTLKDGRVVNNGGRVLGVTGLGKTVAQAIDKAYEGVRVISWQGAQYRSDIGQKALNRAD comes from the coding sequence ATGAAAATTCTGGTGGTCGGTGGAGGAGGGCGCGAACACGCCCTGGTGTGGAAAATCGCCCAATCGCCCCTGGTCGCGAAAATCTGGTGCGCGCCGGGCAATCCCGGCATCGCCCGCTATGCCGAGTGCGTGGCCATCGGCGCCGAGGATATCGACGGGCTGCTCGAATTTGCCCTGGAGAACGACATCGACCTCGCCGTGGTGGGACCCGAGGCGCCCCTGACCCTGGGCATCGTCGATCGCTTTCGCGCGGCGGGCCTGACCATCTTCGGTCCCTCCCGCGCCGCGGCGCGCCTGGAAGGCAGCAAGGGCTTCTCCAAGGATCTCATGACCAAATACGGCATTCCCACCGCCGCCTACCGGAGGTTTTCCGATCGTGACGCGGCGGTGGCCTACATCCGCGCCCAGGGCGCGCCCATCGTGGTCAAGGCCGACGGACTGGCCGCCGGAAAGGGCGTGGTGGTGGCCACCAGCGTCGAGGAAGCCGTCGCCGCCGTGGACAATATCATGGTCGAGGGAGTTTTCGGCGCGGCCGGCGCCGAGGTGGTCATCGAGGAATTCATGGAGGGCGAAGAGGCCTCCTTCTTCGTCTTCACCGACGGCAGCAACATCCTGCCCCTGGCCTCGGCGCAGGACCACAAGCGCATTTTCGACGGCGACCAGGGGCCCAACACCGGCGGCATGGGCGCCTATTCGCCGGCGCCCGTCGTGACCGACGAACTCTACGAGAAAATCGTCAACAAAATCGTGCGCCCCACCATCGACGGCATGGCCCGCGAGGGCTGCCCCTACGCCGGCATTCTCTACGTGGGGCTGATGATCCGCAACGGCAAGCCGCGCGTGGTCGAGTACAATGCGCGCTTCGGCGATCCCGAGGCGCAGCCCCTGCTGGTGCGGCTCAAATCCGACATCGTGCCGGTGCTGCTGGGTTGCGCGCGCGGCGAAATGCGCCAGCGCGATCTTGAGTGGCACGACAAGGCGGCGGTGTGCGTGGTCATGGCCTCGGGGGGCTATCCCGGCACCCTGGACAAGGGCCATCCCATCTCCGGGCTCGAGGCTGCCGATCGCATCGAGGATCTCATCGTCTTTCATGCCGGAACCACCCTCAAGGATGGCCGGGTGGTCAACAACGGTGGGCGCGTGCTGGGCGTGACCGGTTTGGGCAAGACCGTCGCCCAGGCCATCGACAAAGCCTATGAGGGCGTGCGGGTCATCTCCTGGCAGGGCGCGCAGTATCGCAGCGATATCGGCCAAAAGGCGCTCAATCGCGCCGACTGA
- the purH gene encoding bifunctional phosphoribosylaminoimidazolecarboxamide formyltransferase/IMP cyclohydrolase, which yields MAGIKRALISLSDKTGIVDFARELSGFGVELLSTGGTAKLLRDSGLKVKDVSEFTGFPEMLDGRVKTLHPKVHGGLLGLRDNPEHVAVMAEHGIEPIDMVVVNLYPFEATVAKEGCTLEDAIENIDIGGPTMLRSAAKNNRDVTVIVDHGDYAEVLAEMKANQGRVSRETNFRLAVKVYQHTAAYDGAISNWLGKKLGADHADFPPTLSLQFHKAQGMRYGENPHQKAAFYVEQEVREASIATARQLQGKELSYNNIADTDAALECVKQFSEGPACVIVKHANPCGVAVGKNLLDAYGRAFSTDPESAFGGIIAVNRELDAETAQAIVDKQFVEVIIAPQVSAEASQVVAAKKNVRLLECGFWPEQSPARLDLKRVNGGLLVQDTDLALLDEIKVVTKRQPTDQEMEDLLFAWRVSKFVKSNAIVYGKAGMTIGVGAGQMSRVNSARIAAIKAEHAGLEVKGSVMASDAFFPFRDGIDNAAAVGIAAVIQPGGSIRDEEVIAAADEHGMAMVFTGMRHFRH from the coding sequence ATGGCCGGCATCAAGCGTGCCCTCATCAGTCTTTCGGACAAAACCGGCATCGTCGACTTCGCCCGCGAGCTCTCCGGTTTCGGGGTGGAGCTTCTCTCCACCGGCGGAACCGCCAAGCTGCTGCGCGACAGCGGCCTGAAGGTGAAAGACGTCTCGGAGTTCACCGGCTTTCCCGAGATGCTCGACGGTCGCGTCAAGACCCTGCATCCCAAGGTGCATGGCGGACTGCTCGGCCTGCGGGACAACCCCGAGCACGTCGCCGTCATGGCCGAGCACGGCATCGAGCCCATCGACATGGTGGTGGTCAATCTCTATCCCTTTGAAGCGACCGTGGCCAAGGAGGGCTGCACTCTTGAGGACGCCATCGAGAATATCGACATCGGCGGCCCCACCATGCTGCGCAGCGCCGCCAAGAACAATCGCGACGTGACGGTCATCGTCGACCATGGCGACTATGCCGAGGTGCTGGCGGAAATGAAGGCCAACCAGGGCCGGGTCTCCCGTGAAACCAATTTCCGCCTGGCGGTCAAGGTCTATCAGCACACCGCCGCTTACGACGGGGCCATCTCCAACTGGCTGGGCAAGAAACTCGGCGCCGACCACGCCGACTTTCCCCCGACACTGAGCCTGCAGTTTCACAAGGCCCAGGGCATGCGCTACGGCGAAAACCCGCACCAGAAAGCCGCCTTCTACGTGGAACAGGAGGTTCGCGAGGCCTCCATCGCCACGGCGCGTCAACTGCAAGGCAAGGAGCTGTCCTACAACAACATCGCCGACACCGATGCCGCCCTGGAGTGTGTGAAACAATTCAGCGAGGGGCCGGCCTGCGTCATCGTCAAGCACGCCAATCCTTGTGGGGTGGCGGTGGGCAAAAACCTCCTGGATGCCTACGGGCGGGCTTTCTCGACGGACCCCGAGTCGGCCTTCGGCGGCATTATCGCCGTCAACCGTGAGCTCGACGCCGAAACCGCCCAGGCCATCGTCGACAAGCAGTTCGTCGAGGTGATCATCGCCCCCCAGGTGTCGGCCGAGGCTTCGCAGGTGGTGGCGGCCAAGAAAAACGTGCGCCTGCTCGAATGCGGCTTCTGGCCCGAGCAATCGCCGGCGCGCCTCGATCTCAAGCGGGTCAACGGCGGGCTGCTGGTGCAGGATACCGATCTGGCCCTGCTCGATGAGATCAAGGTGGTGACCAAGCGCCAGCCCACCGACCAGGAGATGGAGGATTTGCTGTTTGCCTGGCGCGTATCGAAGTTCGTCAAATCCAACGCCATTGTCTACGGCAAGGCCGGCATGACCATCGGCGTCGGCGCCGGGCAGATGAGCCGCGTGAACTCGGCGCGCATCGCCGCCATTAAGGCCGAGCACGCCGGACTCGAGGTCAAGGGCTCGGTGATGGCCTCGGATGCCTTCTTCCCCTTCCGCGACGGCATCGACAACGCCGCAGCCGTGGGCATCGCGGCGGTCATTCAGCCCGGTGGCTCGATTCGCGACGAGGAAGTCATTGCCGCCGCCGACGAGCACGGCATGGCCATGGTGTTCACCGGGATGCGTCATTTCCGCCATTGA